The region AGGACATGTTGATAGTTCTTTGGAACTGGACTGGAGAAAATGGTAAATTGTGTACAAACCATAAATTCAACCCTTAATGATATCTGTCTACAAGCATTCCATTATACTAGGGCTTCAAGTGTTAATAGAACGGAACTTTATAAATCTTCATAAACAATGACAGAGACAATTAACAGATCATTAAAACAGCGCAATCTTTCCTAACTTCTGAATTCTTGGGTATAATTCTTGTCTGGGCAATTTGTTCTCCTGGgttgttcccctcccccagcttccTTAACACAGTAAAGAAATGGGCACTGATGCTTTCCTGTTCATTCTGCAATAGAAAAGGTGGAAGTGAACCATGGAGGTCAGGGAAGAATAGACCAGAACACACCAGCAAGCTCAAGATCTCTCCTCTTGCTGGTGAATGCAGGTCTCCATCTCTTCCAGACTGGCTCCAAGGTAATGTCTCTGATTGCTAAGTTCTGCACAAAATGATGGCTCACTGGATAAAAGTCATAAAGAGAAATTCTGCTCATCCCATTGTACTGGTCTCATCTTTAAAGCAaactcactaagggcacaatcctagcaaactttccagctctgacataaggataatgcaactctgaggtaagggaacgaacattacTATAccatgaggaggtctccatgactactCCCCAACTggaggttgcagcacatgtcccactggcacagctatgccagtgctggaaagttggttaggattgcgccctaacatgCCAATGATGAAGGAAGCACTGACTCACAAAAGAGTTCATAGAACAAAATGTTCATGTGATTTGACATCAACACATAAAATGCTGAAGATATGAGTATTGGAATGAAGTTATGCATATGTGGTTGCTAGACTAAGGGATAGAACACGACAGTGCCAGACATCTGTGGATTGCAGAGGAAGCTCTGACATTATTTATctacttacttagagcccaatcctgtggtcggcggcacgacACCGTGCCGCGGACcgcagtcacaaacatgccataaggcacgtttgcggggctcaccactgggctcctgccagtACTAAccggtgctggtgctgggctagcgccgggagGTGGCCCAGTTTCCATagcttggtggtctcctggaccgccggtctgcggaacgggaggtggggcatggggggtgtggggagcgttctggggaggggggaggctggcgggcaggaggcatgccggggcgGATGGGAAGAGGATCAGcggagctgagctgagctccacaggatccagggcactcctgcagggctgcacgccctacacgagcacctttactgcTGACATAGCAGTTTCCTCTGTCCCATGTAAGTGCAAGAGAGCACAATGGAAGAAAAAGGTGAAAAGCCTGAAAAAATGCCGTGTAAGAGAGCAGCAGGAGCACAACATGTAGATGAAAATATATTTAAAGCACATTTGAAAGAATCCTGCTAATAACGCTACGTTCCTCTTCCAAAACAATCACTAGCAAGTTGTCTTCTGAACATGCTCGTCCTTGCACAACATATTGGTGAGGGATAAGATCTTGGCTACTGAAACATATGGTGGATGAATTTCCTTACATAAGTTCATCTATCAGCTTTGTTTTGGGGTGTGCTTTGAAAGAAATATCCTCAAATAGCAGCCAAACTGTTACACAATTGCTCCAATGATAAGATCTCCTCTCTGATGATACTTCAGTGGGAACTGGGAGAGATCAGGGATGGTGCACATAACAGCCTGTGCCTTGCGTTCAGTTGGAGGAAACTGAAGGCACAGAAAGAGCAGCAGCACTAGTAGATATCTCCCTGTCATCTTGGGAAACCTGGACTCAGAATGTCCAGTTCTTTTAAAACACTCATCACCATCCTGTCTGCAACAACTTAATTCAATGGCACCAGAACTATTTCGTGAATCATGTTACCACAGATGAAGCTGACAGAGTTTTCTCTGTTCATGCAACCCAGCTCTGAGTAGCAGAGGGATTATATGTTGATCAAGTATGCTTGTGACATTAGTAAAGCCCTGTGGGATTTCCCTAGCTGCAGCATGACTCATAGCAATTGGCATTAATTACAGGAATCAAAATCTTCGCTCAAGACTATTGCAGTGGGTGACATGATTTTTGCATCACACAAGGAGGGAAAAAAGCTCTTCTTGAATCTTGatgatttagagcccagtcctgggtTTGACACGCCAGCTTACCGCCGACATGCAccgtagcaaatgtgccataaggataggcttgggccctcatGCCCTGATGCTGTTTGAGGAGGTTTCTGAAGCaggaacagggaaaaaaaaatacatgttacTTATTCCCTTTCCAACCTTGTAGGCCCTGTAGTCTCTACTCGCTCCCTCAGTGTGATCTTGGATGACGTAGGTAGGGGGTTCTCTCCAGCCTTCACAAAGCCACATTTCTGACAGAAGCATCAGGAGCCGTAGCAGTTTCAGATCAGCTGAGGATGGTGCAGAGAACTGGAAGCAGCCCTGACATGACAATAGAAGCAAAATGGTGAAAAGTTGACAGAGGGGAATGGGGGACGCCTGAAAAAAGAGACAGAGAGTAGGCTATTTGAAGAAGGGGGCAGTAGGCAAAGAAGAGAGGAAACAAGAGGGTGGAGAAAAGGAAAGTGCCCCACTCTCCTTCGGAGGAGAGGCAGGACCAGAAACAGATCCCAGATGGGGAGGAAGACTCCTGGTCCTCTTGAGTCTACTAACCTGTTGAAGCATCAGGCATTGTAGGCCCTGCAATAGTCGAGATGGCTTTTCCAACAAAACACTTCAAAGTGAGACTAGCCAATGCTCTTGACTTGTAATCTCACCCAAATGTTGGTGGTGGAGTGACTTGTGCATGGGGGCTGACACATTCTTTAGAACCCTCTAGAACATCCTTAATGTTGTGTTTGTGTCAGAAAGTGTATGTGGACAGATGGATTGATGGAGGGATGTGAAAGAACCATAAAAGAGTTAGGTTATGCTGAGGGGAGATGAACAGACTTGTAGACTGACAGAAGGATTGGTTTTCTCAGGCAACCCCTAGGCATTCTCTGAGAATTGTTAGATAACCATTCACTGCATTTAACTCGGAATATCCTTCATTTTTCAGCCAAACCCCAGGTAGTGATATGGACAGTTGCTGCTGCAGGCATTCTTGTGCTATTGCTGTTGCCTCCCTGCATATTATTCAACAGACTAGTAGGAGGTAATGTTTGGCTTGGGCTGTCTTAAAATGGTAGGTTTAAAAATGATGGAAATTCAAGTGTGCATAAATGATACAGTAATCATCAAGGCAGAGTGGGGGCTGAACCAGATAGGTGAAGAATGTCCTAGTGCATCTTTGATTTACATGCATAACTTCTGATGAAGGAAACAAACTGGAGAACATTGAAAGGGACATTGAACCCAAGAGCGTTGAAGGGGACTGACATATAGCATTAGTAATTCTGCCAGGTTTTTCACTTAGATTTGGCTCAGAGCACAAAGGAAATGAAAACAGCTGTACAGTTTTTCAAAAAAGATTTTTGTTAACAAAAGTGttgcaagcaaacaaaaatcaagaCTTGCACACTGTACGTCATTCCTTCGCTCCTTTTATACCCTTCTGGGCTGGGCATGTTTAAAGTTACAGTTGTTAGTTGAATCATTTCACATTTAGGTGCAACAAGTTTGTTTTCcggctttgcttttttttttttatgatccCTATTGATCTATGAATTACTCCTATGATTACTTCAGTCAGCCCTTTGTGAGCCAGGTTGCTTCCCTTCTAAAGTTCCCATTCTGcacttttgtttttcttcaaacTAGACTGATGATAGCAGCAAACTCTCCATTCACTTTTTTCTCAGCCTCAGGACTCGATCGCGTGCAGTTTCAAGAGATCCTTGCTTCCTTATTACCTTCAGGAATGTGCAAATcaacaactcagggcccaatcctatccaattttccaggggcagtgtagccgtgccaatggggcatgcactgcatcctgtggtggggaggcagtcacagaggcatcctcaaggtatgggaacatttgttcctttacctcaaggctgcattgcggtaacaccactgctggaaagttggttaggattgggccctcagtctgccaTGATGCTTCCTTATCTCTTTCTGTCTGAAGCAGCCTGGCCATCTGGGTTTATTCATTTGTAATCATACAGACTACTCAATATTTCTTTTCCTTCTAATGATTGTTGATCAAATgcgatatatatatatagttaagTAATGATTAAACCACAGTTTGTCAACATGACAGCCtcagatttttttccttgtttatgAAATAAACAGAAAATATGTTTCTacccctcatggatgccaagataGGTTTGTATGTATGGACAATCAAAATGGCATTGTACATCTCCAGGGAGAAAGGGGCATTCTGAACCGGATTTCAGCAATGGTTAAGATGTCAGGGCCttgcagaacaatcctatgcatgtctattcagaactaagCCTAAGgtagagacttgtgccagcctaagtcattcttaggattgtgctgcacagaaTTCACACTGACCTAATGATAAAAAGCACATCCACTGCATAAATTGGGCATTAAGCAAGGATTCAAGTGACACTGAAGAACAGTATGTGAAAGAGGAGAGGGAAAAAGTTCCGACCCCTTCTGCCTCCTGGCCCTCCTCAGAAAGCTCTCCCTCTCCATCAAAGAGCTTGAAgtgccctcctccctctccagatTTTAGTCTGCAATGCTTTGCCGAAGACCAAGCGAGGCCCCCACTTCCTGTCTTTCCCCACTGGAGGATCAAGTCCTTTTTTCTGGGGGAGGTAACAGAGAGTCACCCGGAGACATGGGCTTGCTGGCAGATGGCACTTTCACCATTTGTCCAGTGTTTCAAATTTTTAATGGAATTTCTATGGTACTCTGAAAATGTATCATTGagtgaaaatgatgtcattataGAGACAGGGACAACAatttttcaaaaaggaaaaatgcgatcatttatttgtttaaaagttGTACACCACGTTTCCAAAAGCtcataacaaaataaaacaataacatagcaaaaagttattaaaataactgttaccctgcacatgcccgatctcatctgatcttggaagctaagcagggtcaggcctggttagtacttggatgggagaccacttgggaataccgggtgctgtaggcttatactatagtctattgagactgaaggttgccaaccattaaaatAACTATAGTAAAGTAAGAATGACTGAGAAGTGTTATTTTTTATCACTATAAGAATAAATTCTTCTATCATCATAAGAGTGAATGCTATAGAAGCATAGTGTATCTATCATGGTCAAATTCTGGTCTACCTTAGTtcgctaagggcccaatcctagtcttcGCGCACTGGCTTACCAGCGAcgtacactgtcacaaatgtgccataatgcacatttgagggccctagcaccagtgctccaccggtgctagcgcagcactggctggcgttaggctagcaccagtggacagTTCCTTtgacaggaattttatcaggtgggcCCCTTTGtaaagagggagggatgaaacagagtgggggagggcagtgacaggaGAGCAGATGGGTGCAGGgagaggcaaaacagggtaggggacacagtggagacagctggaaaaggctttggagcccgggtctacccatccatgtggcatcagcaactagatacagtaatacggtaaaccaaacacactcctaagtctacataaagtcttttaaatatagaaaatcatgcagaaaattagcctcgtcatatttaggctcacactagaatggaaagtgtcctgtttatACCAGaacatgcttctgcagcagctgtagtcttgcagctgtgtccctgagctcctataggctccttcatggtaagcagatcaaCAAGTCAAGGAGCTACTGCAGCAGGGCAaaaaatctgagtagataggaaaatgtaagatcccaagaaatttctgggcccccttctttggctcctgggcccccttttgacctgggcccgggtacagattaccccctttacccctctcctaggcccggctggtggagcactggaggtTGTCGcgcagaccgccaagcagcaggaGAGGtatgtgggggcgtggggggaggtggggaggaggtgttctggggcaggggaatgtGAAGGgatggcggggaggaggtatgccagggggagggagtggggcaggagggcggcaggaccagtggagctttgctccactggatccagagcctccatattGGGCTGGCCGTCCGACACTGAGGCTCTGCATTCTACCTTTGGGTggacatagaattgagtagccccattgtggggctactcgctttacccggggaagggaaagttcaggattgggctgtaagtcaagttCCCTTGCATAGTCCTTTCTAGAATTCAGATATAGCTTACAAAATCATAAGGCGTCATGCTATGAAATGTTTGAACTTCTTTGATATTTTCAACACACCCTCCATGATAGCCTTGTTCCTGAGGCTATAAATGATAGGATTCAGAACTGGAGGTAGAACAGTATACAAAACAGCAGACAGCAAATCTACAGTGGGCAAAGCAAGTTCTTTAGGCCTCATGTAAGAAAACATACCTGTGATAATAAATAAAGAAAAGACTGTCAAGTGAGGAGTGCAGGTGGAGAAAGCTTTATACCTGTCTTGAGTGGATGGGATTTTCAGCACCGAAGAAAAGATGAAGGCATAAGAAACAAAGATGAACACAAAGCAGAATGAATCCAAAATAAGGCCAAGGACAAGTATGAGCATTTGATGAGCTGCTGTATCAGTGCAAGAGAGTTTTTGTAACTGAGGTATGTCACAGAAAAACTGCTCAATGATATTATTCTTGCAGAAGCTTAAGCTAAACGTGAGACTGGTTTGTAAAATTCCATGGAGAATGCTCAGTATCCAGGAAGCAGCTGCCATCTGGATACACAAATCTCTATTCATGATCAGCCTGTATTGTAGGGGATGGCAGATGGCTACatagcggtcataagccatcaCGGTAAGAAGAGCGAGCTCGCAACTTACAAATGTTACTACTAAGAAAACCTGGGCTGCGCATCCTGAGAAAGAAATCAGTTTGTTGTTGGTCAAGGAAGTGGCCATGGATTTGGGGACCGTGGTGGAGATGTAGCAAACATCTGAAAATGATAAATTGACCAAAAAGAAATACATAGGGCTGTGAAGGTGAGAGTTGAGGGCCACTGTGATGATGATGCAAACATTTGCCAGTACGCCTATGGAGTAAGTTGAAAGGAATAcaacaaaatgtaaaatgtgtACATCACGGTCATCAGAAAATCCTGACAGGAGAAACTCTGTCACAGCAGATCGGTTCATCGCTTAATATTCTGTGAAGAGAAAGATATTCAGTTAAGGGgcaaagcagcagagaagcaGTGTAGTGATACAATATGATAAATGCAGTTTTGAGAAAAGTTAATCCAAGTAGCACTAAAATGCCTGTGGTAAAATTTGTTGTCCAAACCCAGGGCTACTTCTGAATTGGACATTTCAGACTGGAGTTCATCATGTATTCACAATGTACTAACTGCTAAGGTAGCAGTTTCAAAGAAATCCCGCATATAATTTAGAACATATTGCATTACCTTCTCATTCTTTGGCCTAATTTCACACATTTTACCTcagtactttaaaaaatatatatgtcaCTGATTTTAGCATACCACTGTGACTATTGACAATCAAGGGCAATACCTATCAGCCAGGGAAACCACAGGTCTTCACAGCCCTgttttttattgctgcttttggGGAAAATAAAGGAGAAAGACCACATTGTGATGCTATTTATTAATAGAGGTGGagatatttatgtatttttcacatttttataccgcccgccctccaaggagctcagggtggtgtacatagttgctcccctcctcttggtctcaaaacaaccctgtgaggtaggtaaggatgagagagtgactggcccaaggtcacccaggaagataTTTGAATGTCTCTCAGTCAAATACACTTTTTGGAACATACAATGACTGACAGAAACCTTTCCCTAAAGGATGACTTTTAAATGCTTTATTTCATGTTAATGTAAGTACCAAGAGTTAGATTCAAAAGGAATCAACAATTCCTTTTGAATCTATCTCTTGGCAGTTAGATTCATTTTCCTCTTTTCATTACAGATTTTGAATATCTGATCAAACTTTTGTATCAGGCACTTGTGTCCGAATggaaattttatttattgattcatttatttatttatgcataccccgctttatctccctCCCAGGCAGTCAAAGTGCCTACCAGATACAATAAAAAAATGTAagcattataattttttttaatatattaatatttaaaaacTCCTAAAATCTAGTAAACAACATAAGAATCCCATCAAAAGCCAAGAGTaataaaaagcaggaaaaaaacctGCTTTTAACAGACAATTTAAAAATGTACTATAAGACAAATAAGCATAAAAACCCTAtctacattaaaacaaaaaaaacaaaaaaaaaaacaacccaaatggctagagtaaaaagaaatgtttttaataattttaatCATTATCAGAGTCCTGGTCATTACTTGTGAGGAAGAAACAAATCTCCATTCATCTCTCTTTGTCTCCAAAGGTGTGTGACAATGTGCTAGAGGGTGGTGCGTACTGTGAGGGGAAAGATTTAAGACAAGGGAGCTAAGCTGTCCCTGTTCTCTGGGGTGCTTCATGCAGTATCCCCATGGAGATCATCATGGCGTTCCTATGATGTTGTGGCAGAAATAATGCATATAACAAGCTATAGAGTTGCACATATAGTGAAAATTTGCAAttgtactttttttaaaataaccattGCGTAACATCCCTTCTAAAGTTGACAGTTCACCCTTAGCTCCTGATGCATAACagattttggggagggggcgaCTTATTAGAGAATGTAGTGTATACAATATGAGAGACTATCATTTGCACTGTTCAAATTAAGCATTGGATTCACTactttaattttctttctttctttgtaacgACGATTTAGCTACTGTGCAGTTATAGGAATATATGGCACAATCTGATAAGTTCCTGTATAGTTAACTAGgaacaatttagggtgcaatcctaaccccttatgtcagtgctttccagcactgacttaagggcaatgcagttctgaagtaagggaacaaacattcccttactttgaagaggcctccatgagtgacacccaactgcaggatgcacagcatgttccattggcaccgctatgccagtgctggaaagtaattgacataaggggttaggattgcgcccttagcgaGGCAaaagccaggatagtgtagtggttctggtgctggacttagacttggaagatccagattcaaatccctgcttcctgggtaaccttggaaCACTTACTATCTCACAGCCTAAACCACCTCATAAAGTTGTGGTGAGggcaaaaagaaagaggaaacaaTATAAcccagagctctttggaggaagggcactataaaaaggtgaaaaaataaataaaaactctcTGGAATGATTCCTAGAAAATTGTTAGAATTGTGGTAGCAAACATCCCACACACTGGGCCCAAAGTTAGCCTAGGAAAGCATCACATTTTCCTGAAAATACTTTATATTTGATGTGACAGTGGTGTTGCCTGACCAGCCTTTTTATTGAAAGTGTGCAGAGAGACTTGCATATATACATGGATATGTGGTGCTGGGCGCCTGACAACCCAGGCCAGTAATGTGGATTCAGAAGTTAAACTAAAAGCAAGAGGCCTCAGATTCACAGGCCTAGAGGATACCCACACTTTTTTATTGACAGCACTGAGAGTCACTGGGCACTGAGAGTCAATGTTATTGTTCCTCTGAGGAGACTCCACTGTCTCCTCAGTGGAGACAGTCTAGCAGTTTGCCAGTTACTGTAATTCAAACTTGCTTGCCAGACAgtttgttttttgtgttatgttaGCTCAGACTAACTTTCAGTTCAACAAGCTTTCTAGTGACAACAGCTACAAACTCGCACCGGctcaagtgcag is a window of Tiliqua scincoides isolate rTilSci1 chromosome 5, rTilSci1.hap2, whole genome shotgun sequence DNA encoding:
- the LOC136652865 gene encoding olfactory receptor 14A16-like; this encodes MNRSAVTEFLLSGFSDDRDVHILHFVVFLSTYSIGVLANVCIIITVALNSHLHSPMYFFLVNLSFSDVCYISTTVPKSMATSLTNNKLISFSGCAAQVFLVVTFVSCELALLTVMAYDRYVAICHPLQYRLIMNRDLCIQMAAASWILSILHGILQTSLTFSLSFCKNNIIEQFFCDIPQLQKLSCTDTAAHQMLILVLGLILDSFCFVFIFVSYAFIFSSVLKIPSTQDRYKAFSTCTPHLTVFSLFIITGMFSYMRPKELALPTVDLLSAVLYTVLPPVLNPIIYSLRNKAIMEGVLKISKKFKHFIA